Proteins from a single region of Trypanosoma brucei brucei TREU927 chromosome 7, complete sequence:
- a CDS encoding NADH-ubiquinone oxidoreductase, mitochondrial, putative, whose translation MWRRAGANLPPIIPALTGCVVPFPVCSPRRVIHGEVRHHNTDTNNTRIPWDFTMASYEEINNVILPKFPRSRRRSAIIPLLHLAQRQQGGYIPVTAMYKIARICEVPPMQVFETVTFYSMFNRQPVGKYHIQFCVTTPCMLCGCDELVHRTEAYLNVKMHGTTRDGLITLGEMQCLGACVNAPMLVVSDYSRPPHFSYDFVEDLTWDSVKELIENLREGRPFKVGTCREDRRWSEPAGGRTSIFMKEPPKPYCRDLDAKPVQPGASTGGAAKK comes from the coding sequence ATGTGGCGTCGAGCTGGGGCCAATTTACCCCCCATTATTCCTGCTCTTACAGGATGCGTGGTTCCTTTTCCCGTCTGTTCTCCCCGACGAGTGATCCACGGCGAGGTTCGGCATCACAACACCGACACCAACAACACTCGCATCCCATGGGACTTCACGATGGCAAGCTATGAGGAGATCAACAACGTCATCCTCCCTAAGTTTCCGCGCAGCCGCCGCAGGAGCGCCATTATTCCACTGCTGCACCTCGCACAACGGCAACAGGGCGGGTACATTCCAGTGACGGCCATGTACAAAATTGCCCGCATCTGTGAGGTGCCTCCAATGCAGGTATTTGAAACAGTCACGTTTTACTCCATGTTCAACCGCCAACCTGTGGGAAAATATCACATTCAGTTCTGCGTCACAACCCCCTGCATGCTATGTGGCTGCGACGAACTCGTCCACCGCACCGAGGCATACCTCAATGTGAAAATGCATGGTACAACCCGTGACGGACTCATTACGCTGGGTGAGATGCAGTGCCTTGGGGCTTGTGTGAACGCACCCATGCTTGTGGTAAGCGACTACAGTCGGCCACCACATTTTTCATATGACTTTGTGGAAGACCTTACGTGGGATAGTGTCAAGGAACTGATTGAGAACTTACGTGAAGGGCGCCCATTTAAGGTGGGGACGTGTCGAGAAGACCGTCGATGGTCGGAACCGGCAGGTGGCAGAACGTCAATTTTTATGAAAGAGCCACCAAAGCCGTATTGCAGGGACTTAGATGCGAAACCGGTACAACCAGGCGCCTCCACCGGCGGCGCAGCAAAGAAGTAG
- a CDS encoding histone H2A, putative → MSLTGDDAVPQAPLVGGVAMSPEQASALTGGKLGGKAVGPAHGKGKGKGKGKRGGKTGGKAGRRDKMTRAARADLNFPVGRIHSRLKDGLNRKQRCGASAAIYCAALLEYLTSEVIELAGAAAKAQKTERIKPRHLLLAIRGDEELNQIVNATIARGGVVPFVHKSLEKKIIKKSKRGS, encoded by the coding sequence ATGTCTCTTACAGGTGATGATGCGGTGCCTCAGGCCCCCCTCGTCGGCGGCGTGGCGATGAGTCCCGAGCAGGCGAGTGCCCTCACCGGTGGAAAGCTCGGTGGGAAGGCCGTTGGTCCGGCGCACGGCAAGGGGAAaggtaaaggaaaaggcaaGCGAGGAGGTAAAACTGGCGGTAAAGCCGGCCGGCGCGACAAGATGACCCGCGCAGCCCGCGCTGACCTCAACTTCCCCGTCGGTCGCATTCACTCGCGTTTAAAGGACGGACTGAACCGCAAGCAGCGCTGTGGTGCGAGTGCCGCAATTTACTGTGCTGCGCTGCTTGAGTACTTGACGTCGGAGGTAATTGAGCTCGCTGGAGCTGCAGCTAAGGCGCAGAAAACGGAGCGCATCAAACCGCGGCATCTCCTGCTGGCTATTCGTGGTGACGAGGAGCTGAACCAGATAGTTAACGCCACAATTGCCCGGGGAGGTGTGGTGCCATTTGTGCACAAGAGcctggaaaagaaaatcatcAAGAAATCGAAGAGGGGCTCGTAG
- a CDS encoding hypothetical protein, conserved (identical to GB|AY551260 Trypanosoma brucei Lsm2p (Lsm2) gene {Trypanosoma brucei}) gives MSVEASRPTRSQDPLPAAVIREFLEMHQQCNDQSLGQGESPTGTEKDGTRAAEARVVSAPLRVEVETTHGYVYEGRLVAMDEFYNVTLTEATKRRERLCDVERSLLTMHGFPAPAASPSTRREYVGSVLVRSGNLLMIRFPQGEGNATRVLHGAFKSMVMKVRRQINLERQKNRMERRRRKQLPVKPQSLVGKAGDPPKRTKAKKE, from the coding sequence ATGTCGGTAGAGGCGAGTAGACCGACCAGGTCACAGGACCCCTTACCCGCTGCTGTCATTAGAGAGTTCCTTGAGATGCATCAGCAGTGTAATGACCAGTCATTAGGCCAGGGCGAGAGCCCGACAGGAACTGAGAAGGATGGGACGAGGGCCGCTGAGGCTCGTGTTGTCTCTGCACCACTGCGTGTCGAGGTGGAGACAACCCACGGCTACGTGTATGAAGGGAGGCTTGTTGCCATGGATGAATTCTACAATGTCACGCTTACGGAGGCAACCAAGAGACGTGAGCGCCTCTGTGATGTGGAGCGGTCTCTCCTGACGATGCATGGGTTCCCAGCACCTGCTGCAAGCCCCTCTACGCGGCGTGAATACGTCGGCTCTGTGCTGGTGCGGAGTGGCAATTTACTGATGATACGGTTCCCgcagggggagggaaatgccACTCGTGTGCTGCACGGCGCTTTCAAATCAATGGTGATGAAGGTGAGGCGGCAAATTAATTTAGAACGGCAGAAGAATCGCATGGAGCGCCGCCGGCGGAAGCAGCTCCCAGTCAAGCCCCAATCACTGGTGGGGAAGGCGGGAGACCCTCCCAAACGGaccaaagcaaagaaagagtgA
- a CDS encoding tRNA-dihydrouridine synthase 3, putative (similar to tRNA-dihydrouridine synthase 3 (EC 1.-.-.-) (Swiss-Prot:Q06053) [Saccharomyces cerevisiae]), with protein sequence MSDKDDGGTSSPIPVVTSRGTCAVKSEFLRPAPVRVTLDTEGRTRGMNKGAERLRCDVVEGTQRPSLEGESNFFHGEVLQRIKAVVRGKRKDTKRDRREDCQAPSGEAESTAGKVKHDDEERGTPALQQTNTDESHITVKSAVARASNTEESMRERSAQHKALFSNKLVLAPLTTVGNLPFRRVCKEYGADITVGEMAIVHNLNRLQKSEWSLLRRHSSEDIFGLQIAVSRPHDAITWAQAVEESGFSYDFVDINCGCPVDKVVLSGCGCGLWERKGNRLRDVVQSLVAHQSKPVTIKCRMGPDEENPELHKHIADYETWGAAAVTIHGRSRRQRYTKLANWSYIDNCASLTSLPVIGNGDIFSCEDIVEHRAQSKNVSSFMIGRGALVKPWIFEEIKTGRVWDISSHERFEMLRRFCNFGLSHWGADERGVLNTRRFLCEWLSFLCRYVPVGLLERPPQRINERPPYYEGRDELETLMASDSAVDWIRISEMLLGPAGDKFRFTPKHKSNAYATGGSLAEADMDVEG encoded by the coding sequence ATGAGTGACAAAGATGATGGTGGTACTTCAAGTCCCATCCCGGTGGTAACATCCCGCGGCACGTGTGCAGTAAAGTCGGAGTTCCTCCGACCGGCGCCAGTTCGTGTTACGCTCGATACTGAGGGTCGCACAAGAGGGATGAACAAAGGGGCGGAAAGACTTCGCTGTGACGTTGTTGAAGGCACTCAACGACCTTCTTTGGAAGGGGAGTCCAATTTCTTTCATGGAGAGGTGCTACAACGAATCAAAGCTGTGGTTCGTGGGAAGAGAAAGGATACGAAGCGCGACCGCCGTGAGGACTGCCAGGCACCTTCTGGGGAAGCTGAGTCAACTGCAGGGAAGGTGAAAcatgatgatgaagaaagagggacCCCAGCGCTACAGCAAACTAATACAGATGAAAGCCATATTACCGTCAAGAGTGCTGTCGCGAGGGCAAGTAATACCGAAGAATCCATGCGAGAAAGGAGTGCGCAACACAAGGCACTCTTCAGCAACAAACTCGTCCTAGCGCCACTCACGACAGTGGGGAACCTGCCATTCCGTAGGGTGTGCAAAGAATACGGAGCGGATATAACAGTAGGTGAAATGGCAATAGTTCATAACCTTAATCGTCTGCAGAAATCTGAGTGGTCCCTATTGCGTCGGCACTCGTCTGAGGATATCTTCGGTTTGCAGATAGCTGTTTCACGTCCACATGATGCTATTACGTGGGCACAAGCAGTCGAAGAGTCGGGATTTTCCTATGATTTCGTTGATATTAACTGCGGGTGCCCAGTCGATAAAGTTGTCCTCTCTGGCTGCGGCTGTGGTCtgtgggaaaggaaaggtaaCCGCTTGCGAGATGTTGTTCAGTCGCTAGTGGCACATCAATCGAAGCCTGTTACCATCAAGTGTCGAATGGGACCCGACGAAGAGAACCCGGAGCTCCACAAGCATATTGCTGATTACGAAACGTGGGGTGCAGCGGCCGTGACTATTCATGGACGCTCACGCAGGCAGCGGTACACAAAACTAGCGAACTGGTCTTACATCGACAACTGCGCCTCCCTTACGTCATTGCCAGTAATTGGAAACGGCGACATATTCTCGTGCGAAGATATTGTTGAACATCGCGCGCAGTCCAAGAATGTTAGCTCCTTCATGATTGGCCGAGGAGCTCTTGTAAAACCCTGGATAtttgaagaaataaagacGGGGCGAGTGTGGGATATTAGCAGTCATGAACGCTTTGAGATGCTGCGCCGGTTCTGCAACTTTGGCCTCTCGCACTGGGGAGCTGACGAGCGTGGAGTTCTTAATACGCGTCGTTTCTTGTGTGAATGGTTGTCTTTCTTGTGTCGATACGTCCCTGTGGGACTGCTCGAAAGACCACCACAGCGCATCAACGAGAGACCGCCCTACTACGAAGGACGGGACGAACTCGAAACGCTGATGGCGAGCGATAGTGCCGTCGACTGGATCCGAATCAGTGAAATGTTGTTGGGGCCAGCAGGTGACAAGTTCAGATTTACGCCAAAGCACAAAAGCAACGCCTATGCCACGGGTGGAAGCCTGGCCGAAGCGGATATGGATGTTGAGGGTTGA
- a CDS encoding FG-GAP repeat protein, putative, with product MTLTGNITTIFCVLVILCTTVVNAIPLEWSEPLAHKSPHQRVLQEDLLPHARFAPTNASTTAHTCRSGVYLEWSTRVGSSVLATPRIVDLNYDGNKEILVPTYSQYIEAVDGASGADIAGFPFVHPNIKTYASPIPVDILDDGATEWLVAMYTGELLLIGGEGETRGGVKVPSLPIKKRWFHRNISNSVPANGTLAETPAEVVWMQETLRMKRVNDLVFRERQLNSTDVIGSSKLKGHDSAGEDGNGESTDDKGGEVLPRKTVHGAVDQRPLNQEDAQRRRKMEKIDEMFEFLDPEDGAVEDPADDPNHLGSDVSKDPRGIGTDGWLSAEARESMDLLYHPELYKSSINFEEEYDPFNSNNLLNPTNVATAEDEVAVDPHIMSTPVVASVDGRGETDVVLHVSYYFDPRDYERRGVELSQDGAQVDNYVADVLMVVNLARGEVKWLKVLHLTTKNDTAPAFAFSSPTVTSINDRKQRDIFVTTTAGAIFGFQGDGMQLKGWPVWMNSSITASVSVEDVDGDGVADVCTGDALGYVACFTKEGKKIWSKRFSGAVGDHIAFGDINGDGDMDMAFGTATGLIYAVKGSDGSLLPQFPIATEGPIVASPLLVRLDNASDPKQVDEKGLHIIVPSHDGVLYIVKGTTGCVDAIDTDEKSSVMVLADDVTGNGMLDLVVSTLSGSIMVFGTATKFHPLKAWPSRVKSLNGFTAAEGHIGVFIHPSSRVPRDIHGDKFSLTVTIYDDRKGKDTGQLYNLAFTLGPHVSLGRYLFDTPGTYAIQMHSPLVRMYGTVSVVLTLPDGQMYEDTLALSFNMHFLESVKYTFLIPFLAVWLAHSFVMEKHQVPLTG from the coding sequence ATGACCCTCACAGGCAACATCACAACTATATTTTGTGTCCTTGTCATTCTTTGTACCACCGTCGTTAACGCCATTCCGTTAGAGTGGTCTGAGCCACTAGCCCACAAGTCACCACACCAACGGGTGCTGCAAGAAGACCTTTTGCCGCATGCAAGGTTCGCCCCCACAAACGCTAGCACAACAGCACACACATGCCGTTCTGGCGTGTACCTTGAATGGTCAACACGCGTAGGGAGCAGCGTGCTTGCAACCCCACGAATTGTGGACCTGAATTACGATGGGAACAAGGAGATACTCGTGCCAACTTACTCACAGTACATTGAGGCAGTCGATGGTGCAAGCGGTGCAGATATCGCTGGTTTCCCGTTTGTGCACCCAAACATTAAAACATACGCTAGCCCAATTCCTGTGGATATCCTGGATGACGGCGCGACAGAGTGGCTCGTTGCCATGTACACTGGTGAACTTCTTCTAATCGgcggggaaggggaaacacgGGGAGGGGTTAAGGTACCGTCACTTCCCATAAAAAAACGTTGGTTCCACCGGAACATCAGCAATAGCGTCCCGGCGAATGGTACGCTAGCTGAGACACCTGCCGAAGTTGTGTGGATGCAAGAGACACTCCGCATGAAGCGCGTAAATGATCTAGTATTTCGGGAGCGCCAGCTTAACAGCACTGATGTGATCGGCAGCAGCAAGCTGAAAGGTCATGACAGCGCTGGGGAAGATGGAAATGGAGAATCTACAGATGATAAAGGCGGGGAAGTGCTGCCACGGAAAACAGTACATGGAGCTGTTGACCAACGACCACTAAACCAAGAAGATGCTCagcggaggaggaaaatggagaagaTCGACGAAATGTTTGAGTTTCTTGATCCCGAGGACGGAGCTGTAGAGGATCCAGCGGATGACCCCAACCACCTGGGCAGTGACGTATCGAAAGATCCCCGAGGTATTGGGACTGACGGTTGGCTGAGTGCAGAAGCAAGGGAGTCCATGGACCTGTTGTACCACCCAGAGCTGTACAAGAGTAGCATCAACTTCGAGGAGGAATACGACCCCTTCAACTCAAATAACCTGCTTAACCCAACCAATGTGGCTACTGCCGAAGACGAAGTGGCTGTCGACCCCCATATAATGTCCACGCCCGTCGTTGCAAGCGTCGACGGGAGAGGAGAAACCGATGTCGTGCTACATGTCAGCTATTACTTCGACCCTAGGGATTACGAGAGGCGAGGAGTGGAACTTTCACAGGACGGCGCCCAGGTTGATAACTATGTCGCCGACGTCCTTATGGTTGTCAATCTGGCGAGGGGAGAAGTGAAGTGGCTGAAGGTGCTTCATCTCACGACGAAGAACGACACAGCGCCGGCCTTCGCCTTTTCATCGCCGACGGTTACGAGCATCAATGACAGAAAGCAGCGTGATATTTTCGTCACCACGACGGCAGGGGCTATATTCGGCTTTCAAGGTGACGGAATGCAGTTAAAAGGGTGGCCAGTGTGGATGAATAGTTCGATCACAGCCTCTGTTTCTGTGGAAGATGTTGATGGTGATGGAGTGGCCGATGTGTGCACCGGTGATGCCCTTGGCTATGTGGCGTGTTTCACCAAGGAGGGTAAGAAAATATGGAGTAAGCGTTTCTCCGGTGCTGTGGGGGATCATATAGCTTTTGGAGATATAAACGGTGACGGAGATATGGACATGGCGTTCGGCACTGCCACAGGTTTAATCTACGCCGTGAAGGGGTCTGACGGCTCCCTGCTGCCACAGTTTCCCATAGCAACTGAAGGTCCTATTGTTGCCTCACCACTGCTTGTTAGGCTCGATAACGCGTCAGATCCCAAGCAAGTAGACGAAAAGGGGTTACACATTATTGTCCCCTCGCACGATGGAGTTCTGTACATTGTCAAGGGCACCACTGGCTGTGTAGATGCCATTGATACTGATGAAAAATCGTCCGTGATGGTCCTCGCTGATGATGTGACAGGTAACGGCATGCTGGACCTTGTGGTAAGCACACTTAGTGGGAGTATTATGGTGTTCGGGACAGCCACAAAGTTTCACCCATTAAAAGCCTGGCCAAGCAGGGTAAAGTCGTTGAATGGCTTCACTGCTGCAGAGGGCCACATTGGGGTCTTCATACACCCAAGCAGTCGCGTGCCACGTGACATCCATGGCGACAAATTCTCTCTCACAGTGACCATTTACGACGacaggaagggaaaagatacTGGGCAATTGTACAACCTTGCTTTCACCCTTGGGCCGCATGTTTCTTTGGGGAGGTACCTCTTCGACACCCCTGGAACCTATGCCATCCAGATGCACTCTCCATTGGTGCGCATGTATGGCACGGTGTCCGTTGTCCTGACTTTGCCCGACGGCCAAATGTACGAAGATACTTTAGCCCTTAGCTTCAACATGCACTTCCTCGAGAGTGTGAAGTACACATTCCTCATCCCATTTCTGGCGGTGTGGCTTGCGCACTCCTTTGTCATGGAAAAACATCAGGTACCTCTTACTGGTTAG
- a CDS encoding O-sialoglycoprotein endopeptidase, putative, producing the protein MSANTQRMLALGIEGSANKIAVGIVDRNGNVLSNERETYITPPGTGFMPRETAQHHTAHILRLVQAAMKAAKVHASDISVICYTKGPGMGAPLAVGCTVAKTLSLLWSVPLVGVNHCIGHIEMGRVVTGSENPIVLYVSGGNTQVIAYAEHRYRIFGETIDIAVGNCLDRVARLLNLSNDPAPGYNIEQCAKRGRVFIELPYVVKGMDMSFSGLLSFVEALLHHPLFLDKEKCAPSSASSPSTGQRRALPSGVQSAVAEQFGIDDICYSLQEIMFAVLAEVTERAMAQCSSNEVLIVGGVGCNVRLQEMMRQMAESRGGRCFDMDARYCIDNGCMIAYAGMLEFTAGGFTPLSSATITQRFRTDEINVVWRT; encoded by the coding sequence ATGAGCGCCAACACTCAGCGAATGCTCGCACTGGGAATTGAAGGAAGCGCGAACAAAATTGCGGTTGGTATTGTGGATAGGAACGGAAACGTATTGTCGAATGAGCGTGAAACTTATATAACCCCGCCCGGAACGGGGTTCATGCCACGGGAAACAGCACAGCACCACACAGCCCATATTCTGCGACTCGTACAGGCGGCCATGAAAGCGGCGAAAGTTCATGCCTCTGATATAAGCGTTATATGCTACACCAAAGGCCCTGGAATGGGGGCCCCACTAGCGGTGGGTTGCACCGTCGCCAAGACGCTCTCGCTCCTGTGGTCAGTCCCTTTGGTCGGGGTGAATCACTGCATAGGGCATATAGAAATGGGCCGTGTCGTTACAGGGAGTGAGAATCCTATAGTGCTCTATGTGAGCGGCGGTAACACGCAAGTGATTGCATACGCAGAACATCGCTACCGCATTTTTGGCGAGACGATCGATATTGCGGTGGGGAACTGCCTGGATCGAGTAGCCCGCCTCTTAAATCTATCCAACGATCCGGCGCCAGGCTACAATATTGAGCAATGCGCGAAACGCGGCCGCGTTTTCATCGAACTTCCGTACGTTGTTAAAGGTATGGACATGTCATTCAGTGGGTTGCTTTCCTTCGTAGAGGCGCTCCTGCATCACCCCTTGTTTCTGGACAAGGAGAAATGCGCCCCATCATCCGCATCGTCTCCTTCCACCGGCCAACGCCGCGCCTTACCGAGTGGCGTACAGAGCGCTGTGGCAGAACAATTCGGCATCGATGACATCTGCTACTCCCTGCAAGAAATAATGTTTGCCGTGTTGGCGGAGGTGACGGAACGCGCCATGGCGCAGTGTTCTTCCAACGAGGTACTTATCGTTGGTGGTGTCGGATGCAACGTTCGGTTGCAAGAAATGATGCGACAAATGGCGGAGTCACGTGGGGGGCGCTGCTTTGATATGGATGCCCGGTATTGTATCGACAACGGGTGCATGATTGCTTATGCAGGAATGCTGGAATTCACGGCAGGCGGATTCACGCCGCTCTCGAGTGCAACGATTACCCAGAGGTTCCGCACCGATGAAATCAACGTAGTGTGGCGCACTTAA